One region of uncultured Methanolobus sp. genomic DNA includes:
- a CDS encoding 2-oxoacid:acceptor oxidoreductase subunit alpha translates to MNIDLNIKVGGAAGQGLQTTGMTLARTLKKSGFHVFATQHYLSRVRGGHNTFKIRISDSPVSAMTESVDLLLALDAESIEKYLSDITDGVVVVDADTVKVNSSSESIFHVPMLKIAKDVSGDKIYSNSVSMGAVVGLLCLEMSNLEEILKASFKKKGEEIIQKNISAARAGYGYVKENYPGGCKFAVSDSGEKEKMMLINGNQAVGLGALAAGVQFLAAYPMTPSTGVMTYVAANADKFNAVVEQAEDEIAALNMVLGASYAGARAMTTTSGGGFALMAEALGLSGITETPAVIFLCQRPGPATGLPTMTEQGDLQFVLTAAQGEFPRCILAPGTPEECFYLTAEAFNIADKYQIPVFILSDQYLADSLFTSKRFDPSKITVERHLLSDQDLRTKKEQYKRYKLTPQGISPRALPGQEGVLVLSDSDEHDEFGHICEDADNRIKMNDKRMKKLEVLRDEMHVAKVYRDPGAKLSLIGWGSTYGPLAEVVDILKAEGKSVNLVHFTHIHPLPVEATRKLFSKSKKTVCVENNSTGQFARHLKLEADVKVTETILRYDGEPFSPEFIIAALKEKGVI, encoded by the coding sequence ATGAATATAGATCTCAATATCAAAGTAGGAGGGGCAGCCGGACAGGGTCTTCAAACCACTGGCATGACCCTTGCCAGGACGCTAAAGAAAAGCGGATTTCATGTTTTTGCAACACAGCACTACCTTTCCAGGGTACGTGGAGGGCATAATACGTTCAAAATACGCATAAGTGATTCTCCTGTTTCTGCAATGACAGAAAGTGTGGATTTGCTTCTTGCCCTGGATGCTGAGTCCATTGAAAAATACCTGTCAGATATAACCGATGGGGTTGTGGTAGTTGATGCCGATACTGTGAAAGTTAACAGTTCTTCAGAATCCATTTTCCATGTTCCTATGCTGAAAATCGCAAAGGATGTCTCAGGGGATAAGATATATTCCAATTCGGTGTCTATGGGTGCTGTAGTCGGTCTTTTGTGCCTGGAAATGTCCAATCTTGAAGAGATATTGAAAGCTTCCTTTAAGAAGAAAGGTGAGGAGATTATACAGAAAAATATCAGTGCTGCAAGGGCAGGCTATGGTTATGTGAAGGAGAATTACCCCGGTGGATGCAAGTTTGCTGTAAGCGATTCTGGTGAAAAAGAAAAGATGATGCTCATAAACGGCAATCAGGCAGTGGGCCTCGGTGCACTTGCCGCAGGTGTGCAGTTCCTTGCAGCTTATCCCATGACTCCTTCAACAGGAGTAATGACTTATGTGGCAGCAAATGCAGACAAGTTCAATGCTGTTGTGGAACAGGCAGAAGATGAGATTGCTGCACTTAATATGGTACTTGGTGCTTCATATGCCGGTGCAAGAGCAATGACTACTACATCAGGTGGCGGATTTGCACTTATGGCCGAGGCTCTGGGACTTTCAGGCATAACAGAAACGCCTGCTGTTATTTTCCTGTGTCAGCGTCCGGGTCCCGCAACAGGTCTTCCTACAATGACCGAACAGGGTGACCTCCAGTTTGTCCTGACAGCTGCACAGGGTGAGTTCCCAAGATGTATACTCGCGCCGGGAACGCCAGAAGAGTGTTTTTATCTTACTGCTGAGGCCTTCAACATTGCAGATAAATATCAGATTCCTGTTTTTATTTTAAGTGACCAGTATCTTGCAGATTCACTTTTCACATCAAAGAGATTCGATCCTTCTAAAATCACCGTAGAACGACACCTTCTTTCAGATCAGGATCTAAGAACAAAGAAAGAACAATACAAACGTTATAAACTGACTCCGCAGGGGATCTCCCCCCGTGCTCTCCCGGGACAGGAAGGTGTGCTTGTCCTGTCAGACAGTGATGAGCACGATGAGTTCGGGCATATTTGTGAGGATGCGGATAACCGCATAAAGATGAATGACAAGCGCATGAAGAAGCTGGAAGTTTTGCGGGATGAAATGCATGTGGCAAAAGTCTACCGTGACCCCGGTGCTAAATTATCACTTATTGGATGGGGTTCAACCTACGGTCCCCTTGCAGAGGTAGTCGATATACTGAAAGCTGAAGGCAAGTCCGTAAATCTGGTACATTTCACTCATATTCATCCACTGCCAGTGGAAGCAACCAGAAAATTGTTCTCAAAATCCAAAAAGACAGTGTGCGTGGAGAATAATTCCACTGGTCAGTTTGCACGGCATCTCAAGCTGGAGGCGGATGTGAAAGTAACTGAAACTATTCTCAGGTACGATGGGGAACCTTTCAGCCCCGAGTTCATAATTGCTGCTCTTAAGGAAAAGGGGGTGATTTGA
- the rsmA gene encoding 16S rRNA (adenine(1518)-N(6)/adenine(1519)-N(6))-dimethyltransferase RsmA: MVYEILKEYGIRGGYHDQHFLIDERILDKIVDAADIKPHETILEIGAGIGNLTERLMAKAGHVIAIERDPELIFVLKDRLGETENFTLIQGDVLDVDFPPFDKVVANLPYSISSEITFKLFKYDFKLAILMYQYEFAQRLVAHANSKDYSRLSVNAHYFADISMIMKIPRGAFSPPPEVLSAVVEIKPRPAHFEVLDKKYYLDFVTAVFGQRRKKMRNSILRNKQLLGIEDMKEFIEELPQELLNKRPENLEPEQFAELANMMFMHKQK; the protein is encoded by the coding sequence TTGGTCTATGAGATACTCAAGGAATATGGTATCCGTGGCGGATACCATGACCAGCATTTTTTGATTGACGAAAGGATACTTGACAAAATCGTCGATGCTGCAGACATAAAACCTCACGAGACCATACTGGAAATCGGTGCAGGTATCGGAAATCTCACTGAAAGACTAATGGCTAAAGCCGGCCACGTCATTGCAATTGAGAGAGATCCTGAACTTATTTTTGTACTAAAGGACCGCTTAGGAGAAACAGAGAATTTCACACTCATACAAGGAGATGTGCTTGACGTTGATTTTCCACCTTTTGACAAAGTTGTTGCCAATCTCCCTTACTCCATCTCATCTGAGATCACATTCAAGCTTTTCAAATACGATTTTAAACTGGCAATACTGATGTACCAGTACGAATTCGCACAGAGACTGGTAGCCCACGCCAATTCTAAAGATTACAGCCGCCTGTCGGTCAATGCACACTATTTTGCAGACATTTCCATGATAATGAAAATACCAAGAGGAGCATTCTCACCTCCTCCTGAAGTACTTTCTGCAGTTGTGGAAATTAAACCACGTCCTGCCCATTTTGAAGTTCTGGACAAGAAGTATTATCTTGATTTTGTCACTGCTGTTTTCGGACAGAGAAGAAAGAAGATGAGAAATTCTATTCTCAGAAACAAGCAGCTTTTAGGCATTGAAGATATGAAGGAATTCATAGAAGAATTGCCACAGGAACTGCTTAACAAAAGGCCAGAGAACCTTGAACCGGAACAATTCGCAGAACTTGCAAATATGATGTTCATGCATAAACAAAAATAA
- a CDS encoding 2-oxoacid:ferredoxin oxidoreductase subunit beta, whose amino-acid sequence MVSIEDYGNFETAWCPGCGNFGILKSIKQALVNLGRSPHEVLVASGIGQSSKTPHYLNCNGFNGLHGRSLPPATGAKIANHELTVIAVTGDGDCYGEGGNHFLHAVRRNPDMTMIVHDNQIYGLTKGQASPTSEIGMKTKVQTHGVFNMPLNPLSLAISLDCSFVARGYAGKISHLTSLIEKAIEHKGLSLVDVLQPCVSFNKLNTFKWYSERVYEMDDPGYELNDRVKAFEKSMEWGEKIPLGVFYVNEKPSFEDYLDVLKSGPLYRKPPETEKVNELIDGFI is encoded by the coding sequence ATGGTCAGCATAGAGGATTACGGCAACTTTGAAACTGCATGGTGCCCGGGATGTGGTAATTTCGGAATTCTGAAATCTATCAAACAGGCATTGGTCAATCTGGGGCGTTCACCTCATGAGGTGCTTGTGGCATCAGGTATTGGCCAGTCAAGCAAAACCCCTCATTACCTTAACTGTAATGGCTTCAACGGACTTCATGGTAGGTCCCTTCCACCAGCAACAGGTGCTAAGATCGCTAACCATGAACTCACTGTTATCGCAGTAACGGGCGATGGGGATTGTTATGGTGAAGGCGGCAACCATTTCCTGCATGCTGTCAGGAGAAATCCGGACATGACGATGATTGTTCACGACAATCAGATATACGGACTGACAAAAGGTCAGGCATCACCCACAAGTGAGATCGGGATGAAAACAAAGGTACAGACTCATGGCGTGTTCAACATGCCGCTGAATCCTCTGTCCCTGGCTATATCCCTGGATTGTTCTTTTGTGGCCCGCGGATATGCCGGGAAAATCTCACATTTAACGTCCCTGATCGAAAAGGCCATTGAACACAAAGGTCTTTCACTTGTTGATGTGCTCCAGCCATGTGTGTCTTTCAATAAACTGAACACGTTCAAATGGTATTCTGAAAGGGTATATGAAATGGATGATCCTGGCTATGAATTGAACGATCGCGTAAAAGCATTTGAAAAATCAATGGAATGGGGGGAAAAGATTCCTCTTGGTGTTTTTTATGTAAATGAAAAACCAAGCTTTGAGGATTATCTTGATGTTCTTAAATCCGGTCCGCTTTACAGAAAACCACCTGAAACTGAAAAAGTGAATGAGCTTATAGACGGCTTTATATGA
- a CDS encoding ATPase domain-containing protein, with protein MERMPTGIANLDKKISGGYPKGKGILITGVPGAGKTIFGLHFLHKSCMDGKKCIMIATEESPEDLLEQAAMLGLGLESFIEKEQLVIKQVIEFRTRSIARDAHLLDDFSDTEIEIIEETHLDRHIRPDQEGFNIEEIDIIDLVRLIPEGTDVAVIDNIGVLAFGLQPKEFRDKFDTINRMLADQKTTTLYIMDEAAYEMTHKIADYSTYGSIKLMVKENPYTGKNERFLSIPKMRSTKISLDITIFDITSAGISLKGSKAKLIEL; from the coding sequence ATGGAAAGAATGCCCACAGGAATAGCAAACCTTGATAAAAAAATTAGTGGCGGTTATCCGAAAGGTAAAGGCATACTCATCACCGGAGTTCCCGGTGCCGGAAAAACAATATTCGGACTGCATTTTCTGCATAAATCATGCATGGATGGTAAAAAATGTATAATGATTGCAACTGAAGAGAGTCCTGAAGACCTGCTGGAACAGGCAGCAATGCTGGGTCTTGGCCTGGAATCGTTTATTGAGAAAGAGCAGCTTGTAATTAAACAGGTAATTGAATTCAGGACAAGATCAATTGCCAGAGACGCCCATCTGCTTGATGATTTCAGTGATACTGAAATCGAGATCATTGAAGAGACACACCTGGACAGGCATATCAGACCGGACCAGGAAGGTTTCAACATTGAAGAAATCGATATCATTGACCTTGTGAGGTTAATACCTGAAGGAACAGATGTGGCTGTCATTGATAATATAGGAGTTCTTGCATTTGGCCTCCAGCCAAAGGAATTCAGGGATAAGTTTGACACTATTAACCGCATGCTTGCAGATCAAAAGACAACAACACTCTACATAATGGACGAAGCTGCATATGAGATGACACATAAGATTGCAGATTACTCAACTTACGGGTCCATCAAGCTCATGGTAAAAGAGAATCCATATACCGGAAAGAACGAACGTTTCCTGAGCATTCCAAAGATGCGAAGTACGAAAATTTCCCTTGATATCACGATATTCGACATAACTTCGGCCGGAATCAGCCTGAAGGGCTCAAAGGCTAAACTTATTGAGCTCTGA
- a CDS encoding methanogen output domain 1-containing protein, translating into MVDDEIMNIELLRAYLEDDYSIASATNGKDALELVPVEKPDVILLDVMMPDLNGYEVCEKLKSDPETRFIPVIMVTALSGRDDWISGIEAGADEFLTKPVNKMELLTRIASLLKLKKMHYDLLEERDKLNLQNKIRSVLTQIIPTLLRTLPAEQKSIVIHQMIDMVVEAILENTNSEDNENRYEGIGNICCQIINQLGANFESGPGDNDNTVFLIKGNVCPWGKEEARLNPILCTVSRGIFSRILDIYGQDLEVDTLETMGNGDEQCLFQLNKIEY; encoded by the coding sequence ATCGTTGACGATGAGATCATGAACATAGAGCTGCTCAGAGCATATCTTGAGGATGATTATTCCATTGCATCCGCCACAAATGGCAAAGATGCACTTGAACTTGTGCCAGTAGAAAAACCTGACGTGATTCTTCTTGATGTTATGATGCCGGACCTTAACGGATACGAAGTGTGTGAAAAATTAAAGAGTGATCCTGAAACCCGGTTCATCCCTGTGATTATGGTCACTGCACTTTCCGGCAGAGATGACTGGATATCCGGAATAGAGGCGGGTGCGGACGAGTTCCTCACAAAACCTGTGAACAAAATGGAACTCCTTACACGTATTGCCTCACTGCTGAAACTGAAGAAAATGCACTATGACCTGCTGGAAGAAAGAGACAAACTTAATCTTCAGAACAAGATCAGATCTGTTCTCACACAGATAATCCCAACATTGCTGCGCACCCTTCCTGCGGAACAGAAAAGCATTGTTATCCATCAGATGATCGATATGGTGGTGGAAGCAATTCTTGAAAATACCAATTCCGAAGATAATGAAAACAGGTATGAAGGAATCGGGAATATATGTTGCCAGATCATCAACCAGCTGGGTGCGAATTTTGAGTCTGGCCCAGGGGATAACGATAACACTGTTTTCCTTATCAAAGGTAATGTGTGCCCATGGGGCAAAGAAGAAGCCCGGCTCAACCCCATACTCTGTACAGTTTCAAGAGGAATATTCTCAAGGATTCTGGATATTTATGGCCAGGACCTTGAGGTTGATACGCTCGAAACCATGGGGAACGGAGACGAACAATGTTTGTTCCAGCTTAATAAAATAGAATATTAG
- a CDS encoding HemK2/MTQ2 family protein methyltransferase has translation MVTIEHRSAKITLAEQVYEPAEDSYLLADTALKLVKDGMNVLEIGTGTGFVSSVLKANKDITLIATEISPIAAKCAKSNGIDVIRTDMFAGLKGKKQFDVIVFNPPYLPTSEDEKVPGWLNYAFDGGENGRKDVEPFMRQTHKHLKPDGYILMLISSLTGIDEVIREMGKYSFKAQVVASEKCSFEKLVVIMANVMIT, from the coding sequence ATGGTTACAATTGAACACCGGAGTGCAAAGATTACACTGGCAGAACAGGTTTATGAACCTGCCGAAGATTCCTATTTACTTGCAGATACTGCCCTTAAACTTGTAAAAGATGGAATGAACGTTCTGGAAATCGGAACCGGAACTGGTTTTGTCTCTTCTGTTCTTAAAGCTAATAAGGACATCACACTCATTGCTACCGAAATCAGTCCCATCGCAGCAAAATGTGCAAAGTCCAATGGAATAGACGTAATAAGAACTGACATGTTCGCCGGACTGAAAGGGAAAAAACAATTTGACGTTATTGTTTTTAATCCACCATATCTTCCCACATCCGAAGATGAAAAAGTACCCGGATGGCTGAACTATGCATTCGACGGCGGAGAGAACGGACGCAAGGATGTGGAGCCTTTTATGCGACAGACACACAAACATCTGAAACCTGATGGTTACATACTTATGCTGATCTCATCACTTACAGGTATTGATGAAGTGATCAGGGAAATGGGAAAATATTCATTCAAAGCTCAGGTAGTTGCAAGTGAGAAATGCTCTTTTGAAAAGCTGGTAGTTATTATGGCAAATGTAATGATAACATAA
- a CDS encoding DUF655 domain-containing protein — translation MTARGKPPEKEEYAWILDYLPYGSTDDKRPSYQKKPLVQAVGENLFVLMELVPKEGKVPDIQSRVYIGEGDRDLIDHVKHRITYNDLSHGAQLELPFILETTIKHQEDRFVQFFNDAHPITNRLHMLELLPGIGKKLMWAIIDERKKGTFKTLAELHERVGGVHSPEKIIVNRIIEELKDENIKYRLFTTPSRRPRNH, via the coding sequence ATGACAGCAAGGGGAAAGCCACCTGAGAAAGAAGAGTATGCATGGATTTTAGATTATCTTCCATATGGAAGCACCGATGACAAACGCCCCTCATACCAGAAGAAACCTCTTGTACAGGCAGTTGGAGAAAACCTTTTTGTCCTGATGGAACTTGTCCCGAAGGAAGGAAAAGTACCTGATATCCAATCAAGGGTTTACATAGGAGAAGGCGACAGGGATCTTATTGATCATGTGAAGCACCGCATCACATATAATGACCTGAGTCACGGAGCACAACTTGAACTACCTTTCATTCTGGAAACGACAATTAAACATCAGGAAGACAGGTTTGTGCAGTTTTTTAACGATGCACACCCAATCACAAACAGACTCCACATGCTTGAATTACTTCCGGGAATCGGAAAGAAGCTCATGTGGGCTATCATTGACGAGAGGAAGAAAGGGACCTTCAAAACTCTTGCAGAACTGCATGAAAGGGTTGGAGGAGTGCATTCACCTGAAAAGATCATCGTGAACAGGATCATAGAAGAGCTGAAGGACGAAAATATCAAATACAGGCTTTTCACAACTCCTTCACGCCGCCCGCGTAACCACTAA
- a CDS encoding 50S ribosomal protein L21e, with the protein MATSHGEKHCTRYKLKKTSRERGLSPVSKAIQEFDCGQMVHIDIDPSIQKGMPHARFQGRTGKVLGQRGRAYILQIRDGNAMKELISLPQHLKPQKY; encoded by the coding sequence ATGGCAACATCACACGGTGAAAAACACTGCACAAGATACAAGTTAAAGAAGACCTCAAGAGAAAGAGGGCTTTCACCTGTAAGCAAGGCAATTCAGGAATTTGACTGCGGACAGATGGTCCACATCGATATCGATCCAAGCATACAGAAGGGAATGCCACATGCAAGGTTCCAGGGAAGAACCGGAAAGGTCCTCGGCCAGCGTGGACGTGCCTACATCTTGCAGATAAGGGACGGAAACGCAATGAAGGAACTCATATCCCTTCCACAGCACCTTAAACCACAGAAATATTAA
- a CDS encoding 4Fe-4S binding protein — MNEVVFGVKDDKQLEYTPEKCIGCGTCVMACPKGSLVLGSVGAVARGLIDKDFLENQTELCIVCGICAKTCPTGALELKQAGESVNDNAYISVALKETTVNDNCVHCGLCEQICPQGCIEVKQWLSNDGTASVDGETIIDTECCIHCGWCAEVCPAEAISVEKPFEGTWFRDENVCTACRSCVDTCPCNALFNPDWESGERVDKVAQRADACIYCGACDMACPVDAITVTKTAILPEVDKKTLLEKKLLNKEMKRPTLTSTLVIDEDACLGCGNCVIVCPVNATDDEVGAGYLNEVDGKKVLEVRNGVAQVVNQDLCGSDGACAMICPVGAITLEKREV, encoded by the coding sequence ATGAACGAAGTAGTGTTTGGAGTAAAAGACGACAAGCAGCTTGAATACACTCCTGAGAAGTGTATCGGTTGCGGAACGTGCGTAATGGCATGTCCTAAAGGTTCATTAGTTCTCGGTTCAGTGGGAGCCGTAGCCAGAGGACTTATCGACAAAGATTTCCTTGAGAACCAGACAGAACTCTGCATTGTATGCGGAATCTGTGCAAAGACATGCCCGACAGGTGCACTTGAACTGAAACAGGCCGGCGAGTCTGTAAATGATAATGCTTACATAAGCGTTGCACTTAAAGAAACAACAGTCAATGACAACTGTGTACACTGCGGACTCTGTGAACAGATCTGTCCACAGGGTTGCATTGAGGTCAAACAGTGGCTTTCCAACGATGGGACTGCCAGTGTAGACGGTGAGACTATTATTGACACAGAATGCTGCATACACTGTGGATGGTGTGCAGAGGTCTGTCCTGCTGAAGCCATAAGCGTTGAAAAACCATTCGAAGGTACATGGTTCAGAGATGAGAATGTATGTACCGCATGCCGCAGTTGTGTAGACACATGCCCATGCAATGCACTGTTCAACCCTGACTGGGAATCAGGAGAAAGAGTCGATAAGGTTGCACAGCGTGCTGATGCATGTATCTATTGTGGTGCATGTGACATGGCCTGTCCTGTTGATGCTATTACTGTTACAAAAACAGCAATCCTTCCGGAAGTTGACAAGAAAACACTTCTTGAGAAGAAACTGCTTAATAAGGAAATGAAGAGACCCACACTTACATCAACACTTGTCATCGATGAAGATGCATGTCTTGGATGCGGAAACTGTGTAATTGTCTGTCCTGTAAATGCAACTGATGATGAGGTTGGAGCAGGATACCTTAACGAAGTCGATGGTAAAAAGGTACTTGAAGTCAGAAACGGTGTCGCACAGGTAGTAAATCAGGATCTCTGTGGTTCAGATGGTGCATGTGCTATGATCTGCCCGGTAGGTGCCATTACACTTGAGAAGAGGGAGGTTTAA
- a CDS encoding IS1 family transposase — protein MNCPRCKSSSHKKNGKIAGRQRYQCHDCGYNYSVEIKSTASPMSVKRQALQLYLEGLGFRSIRRFLGVSHVSVQKWIRKFGSELEDLKSENEISIVELDEMHTYIGNKKNYCWIWIAVDRVGKKFIDCSFGSRGTKTGRKLWKKLKTKVVGEVMTDYWRAYAEFLPENIHIRSKAETYTVEGYNSIFRHFLARLRRKSKYYTKSLEMLKYSVLLLMKYRNNELAMFE, from the coding sequence ATGAATTGTCCAAGATGTAAAAGTTCCAGTCATAAGAAGAACGGTAAAATTGCAGGTCGACAACGCTATCAATGCCATGATTGTGGATACAATTATTCAGTCGAGATAAAATCTACAGCTAGTCCCATGTCTGTTAAAAGGCAGGCTTTACAACTCTATCTTGAAGGATTGGGTTTTCGGTCAATTAGACGTTTTTTAGGTGTCAGTCATGTTTCTGTTCAAAAATGGATTCGGAAATTTGGTAGCGAATTAGAGGATCTAAAAAGTGAAAATGAGATATCTATCGTAGAATTAGATGAGATGCACACATATATTGGGAATAAAAAAAACTACTGCTGGATCTGGATTGCTGTTGATAGAGTTGGGAAAAAATTCATCGACTGCTCTTTTGGCAGTAGAGGAACAAAAACTGGACGAAAACTCTGGAAAAAGCTAAAGACAAAAGTAGTTGGGGAAGTTATGACTGATTACTGGAGAGCATATGCAGAGTTTCTTCCAGAAAATATTCACATTCGTTCAAAAGCAGAGACGTATACTGTTGAAGGATACAACAGTATATTCAGGCACTTTCTGGCGAGACTTAGGAGAAAATCAAAATATTACACAAAAAGTCTTGAAATGTTGAAATATTCTGTTTTGCTATTGATGAAATATAGAAATAATGAGCTAGCAATGTTTGAGTAA
- a CDS encoding shikimate kinase → MAIKGSAYALGAGTVINAIATWKGAAFGIDLKTFADVELNSDATSVSGTIQGMPDADTQLIERSVSYVLEHFGIEMGGTVATRSEVPLASGLKSSSAAANASILATLDAIGEELDPFEAVKMGVRAALDSKVTITGALDDACASFYGGFVVTDNKAMELLKRTEHEYEVLIFAPDTRLFSSGTNVDNSRLIAPWVDMAFDLSMEGNFEKAMTLNGFLYCGALGFDTEFLMRALEVGVEGVTLSGTGPSYVALVNDNQAGMLEDAWKDYNVSGNVIRTKVNNAGAHKGACHETAWLNNHISIKSESHS, encoded by the coding sequence ATGGCGATAAAAGGAAGTGCTTATGCACTTGGTGCAGGTACGGTAATCAATGCAATAGCTACCTGGAAAGGTGCAGCTTTTGGTATCGATCTGAAAACATTTGCCGATGTGGAACTGAACAGTGATGCTACTTCTGTAAGCGGAACTATTCAGGGGATGCCGGATGCAGACACGCAGCTTATTGAAAGGTCGGTATCATATGTGCTTGAGCATTTTGGCATTGAAATGGGAGGAACTGTAGCAACAAGATCAGAAGTTCCCCTTGCAAGTGGCTTGAAAAGCAGCAGTGCAGCAGCAAACGCTTCAATTCTTGCAACTCTTGATGCCATTGGCGAAGAGCTTGATCCCTTTGAAGCTGTGAAAATGGGTGTACGGGCTGCCCTTGACTCTAAAGTGACAATCACCGGTGCGCTGGATGATGCATGTGCTTCTTTTTATGGTGGTTTTGTAGTAACCGACAACAAGGCAATGGAACTTTTGAAAAGAACAGAGCACGAGTATGAGGTACTTATATTTGCACCTGATACAAGATTGTTCAGTTCAGGTACCAACGTGGACAATTCAAGGCTGATAGCTCCATGGGTTGATATGGCATTTGACCTTTCAATGGAAGGTAATTTTGAAAAGGCAATGACACTTAATGGTTTTCTTTACTGCGGTGCCCTTGGTTTTGACACTGAATTCCTGATGCGTGCTCTTGAGGTTGGTGTGGAAGGTGTAACCCTTTCAGGAACCGGTCCTTCATATGTTGCACTTGTAAATGATAATCAGGCAGGTATGCTTGAAGATGCCTGGAAAGACTATAATGTCAGCGGAAACGTGATAAGGACAAAAGTAAATAATGCTGGTGCTCATAAAGGAGCATGCCATGAAACAGCATGGCTTAATAATCACATAAGTATCAAATCAGAATCACATTCATAA
- a CDS encoding RNA polymerase Rpb4 family protein: MIVKEVLSEELLTLPEVKGMLHEIMEERLNNEEELSYELRKAINHAEMFSKTSPEKARDLVNKLLELEKMKPEIAIRMADIMPQSRDELRSLYAKERFTLTEEELDEMLNLVEEAMD; this comes from the coding sequence ATGATAGTAAAAGAAGTTCTTAGTGAAGAGTTGTTAACCCTGCCTGAAGTTAAGGGTATGCTGCACGAGATTATGGAAGAACGTCTCAATAATGAGGAAGAGTTGAGCTATGAACTGCGCAAAGCTATCAATCATGCAGAGATGTTCTCAAAGACAAGCCCTGAAAAGGCAAGAGATCTTGTAAATAAACTTCTTGAACTGGAAAAAATGAAGCCTGAGATTGCAATCAGAATGGCTGATATCATGCCACAGTCAAGAGATGAGCTGAGATCACTTTACGCAAAAGAAAGATTCACACTTACCGAAGAAGAACTCGATGAAATGCTAAACCTTGTTGAAGAAGCAATGGATTAG
- a CDS encoding chorismate mutase, with product MSTIKEVRNELEQIDSEIMQLIHKRVGMAAKVLEAKKLEMININDPAQNTVVLDRAADAAIELNLDVSAVKEIFSILIRMNIERQQELRGEGNLP from the coding sequence ATGTCCACTATCAAAGAAGTGCGCAACGAACTGGAACAGATTGATAGCGAGATTATGCAGCTTATTCATAAGCGGGTAGGCATGGCTGCTAAGGTACTGGAGGCAAAGAAACTGGAAATGATCAATATCAACGATCCGGCACAAAACACAGTAGTTCTGGATCGCGCAGCAGATGCTGCAATTGAATTGAATCTTGATGTTTCTGCGGTAAAAGAAATATTCAGTATATTAATAAGGATGAACATTGAGCGCCAGCAGGAGCTGAGGGGCGAAGGTAATCTTCCTTAG
- a CDS encoding AIR carboxylase family protein, producing MVDIAIIMGSESDRSVANRVTGVLDNTDYSYDVQVISAHRNPDKLDEYISQNDSKVYIAIAGLSAALPGVIASKTKKPVIGVPVSAKMMGLDALLSTAQMPPGVPVASVGVDNGANAAYLAVRILDLI from the coding sequence ATGGTTGATATTGCAATAATAATGGGTTCCGAATCCGATCGCTCAGTGGCAAACAGAGTGACAGGTGTGCTTGACAATACAGATTATTCATATGATGTCCAGGTGATTTCCGCCCATCGCAACCCGGATAAGCTGGACGAATACATTTCTCAAAACGATTCAAAAGTATACATTGCCATAGCAGGATTGTCTGCGGCACTCCCGGGTGTCATAGCATCAAAGACAAAAAAACCTGTTATCGGTGTTCCTGTGAGTGCAAAAATGATGGGTCTTGATGCTTTGCTTTCAACAGCTCAGATGCCTCCGGGCGTACCGGTAGCAAGCGTAGGAGTAGACAACGGTGCAAATGCTGCCTATCTGGCAGTAAGAATATTGGATTTGATCTAA